One segment of Danio aesculapii chromosome 3, fDanAes4.1, whole genome shotgun sequence DNA contains the following:
- the b4galnt2.2 gene encoding beta-1,4 N-acetylgalactosaminyltransferase 2 — MNCKHHLLLKGFLLLLAIAFIQLGIMNVKKYIASSSSPHPAKEFTKPHIETFLYTNRSSCSLEEAILTKQHVPQNELDDIVKRRAEEYRQHQIRMEADIASLILAPANSPLQYPITGFTIPPLKKSIVPGLALHAQQRKVYKVSLSVTSGVLSVEDVQDGQQVDGQGQSELTISSSNLTQLNDLLSRVSYTSSVYHIRTSDLVIFSFEDHLAMFPITIKRQSVPVLFDPGNDINSQVTIITKTFLRYEELKILLNSIRKFYPKIKIIIADDSINPRTVSGDNIEHYIMPPAKGWFAGRNLALSQVETKYFLWVDDDLVFLSDTRIESFVEVMEAVPELDILGGSMAGDPFQFILEYDEGDEEEGGCLSRIYNQFHQPLPGFDGCVLLDGVANYFLARTDAVRRVGFDPFLTRVAHSEFFMDGLGQLLVASCERFSIGHQEHRFEEQYINYRDQTQADYSKKLSHHFFKNYLKYIKF, encoded by the exons ATGAACTGCAAACACCACCTTCTGCTGAAAGGTTTCCTGCTTCTGCTTGCTATTGCTTTCATCCAACTGGGCATCATGAATGTCAAGAAATACATAGCATCTAG TTCCAGCCCCCATCCTGCCAAAGAGTTCACCAAGCCACA CATTGAAACATTTCTGTATACAAATCGCTCTTCATGTTCTCTTGAAGAAGCTATACTCACAAAACAGCATGTGCCACAAAATGAGCTGGATGACATTGTGAAACGCAGAGCGGAGGAGTACAGACAGCACCAAATCAG gATGGAAGCAGACATAGCCAGTCTGATTCTTGCACCAGCCAACTCTCCTCTCCAATATCCAATCACAGGTTTCACAATACCTCCATTGAAAAAATCTATAGTACCAG GTCTTGCTCTTCATGCACAACAGAGGAAGGTGTACAAG GTGTCTTTGAGTGTGACGAGTGGTGTGCTCTCAGTGGAGGATGTTCAGGATGGACAGCAGGTGGATGGACAGGGCCAGAGTGAACTGACCATCTCATCCAGCAACCTCACACAACTCAATGATCTGCTGTCCAGAGTGAGCTACACCAGCAGCGTCTACCACATCAGAACATCAGACCTGG TTATTTTCTCCTTTGAAGACCATTTGGCAATGTTTCCCATTACAATTAAGAGACAATCAGTTCCTGTCCTGTTTGATCCAGGAAATG ATATCAACTCACAAGTAACCATAATAACCAAGACCTTTCTGAGGTATGAGGAGCTGAAAATCCTTTTAAACAGTATCAGGAAGTTTTACCCAAAAATCAAGATCATCATTGCTGACGACAGCATAAATCCTAGAACTGTGTCTGGAGACAATATAGAGCACTACATCATGCCTCCTGCAAAG GGATGGTTTGCTGGAAGGAATCTTGCTCTATCACAAGTTGAAACCAAATATTTCTTGTGGGTGGATGATGACTTAGTATTTTTGAGCGATACCCGGATCGAGAGCTTTGTGGAGGTTATGGAAGCCGTTCCAGAACTGGACATT cttggTGGCAGCATGGCAGGTGATCCGTTTCAATTCATTCTTGAATATGACGAGGGAGATGAGGAAGAAGGCGGCTGCCTGAGTCGTATTTACAATCAGTTTCATCAGCCACTTCCAGGCTTTGATGGCTGTGTTCTATTAGATGGAGTTGCAAATTACTTTTTGGCTCGGACGGATGCAGTGAGAAGGGTTGGTTTTGACCCATTTCTGACAAGAGTGGCCCACTCTG agttCTTCATGGATGGACTTGGCCAGTTGCTGGTTGCCTCCTGTGAAAGATTCTCCATTGGCCACCAGGAGCATCGTTTTGAGGAACAATATATTAACTACAGGGACCAGACACAAGCTGATTATAGCAAAAAACTCTCTCATCATTTCTTCAAGAACTATCTGAAATACATCAAATTTTAG